One genomic segment of Oceanispirochaeta sp. includes these proteins:
- a CDS encoding plasmid pRiA4b ORF-3 family protein yields the protein MDDEKLDQLNGYLKAMDLPFAHPLVEALIREDLAGRGEGYADLTTRIYTLAGSVPPGENAPLLFEQLIFDLFKLQKAQFDRDDDEIVAPLRLRLLTLFDRWMQLNDFLQEKEQNEQKGILEVLREMDELLQFVQNLLNRVNHPSEENPESLGELDFLIQQSEEVLIRIMERIDEILHPPVSHEHVRSDSILTLKITLSDLPGTVWRRIRVSGQMTLAQFHAVLQKSMGWWDLYNHRFEQAGQFWGHPGSEDQPVLPEEECLLLSLLEEEDDLLHYYYDLAESWYHKIIVEKVESPEKEQTGYVLECLAGEGACPPEDCGGPEGFRMLLASLNPSASQDLKEDFSWVGDFDPTQFSVMTVNKELKELL from the coding sequence ATGGACGATGAAAAACTGGATCAATTGAACGGATATTTAAAAGCCATGGATCTTCCCTTTGCCCATCCCCTTGTAGAAGCCCTCATCAGGGAGGATCTAGCCGGTCGTGGAGAAGGTTATGCTGATCTCACCACGAGAATCTACACTCTGGCGGGATCGGTTCCTCCCGGAGAAAATGCACCACTCTTATTTGAGCAGCTGATTTTTGATCTCTTTAAGCTCCAGAAGGCCCAGTTTGATCGCGATGACGACGAAATTGTCGCCCCCTTAAGATTACGGCTTTTGACTCTTTTTGACCGCTGGATGCAGTTGAACGACTTCCTTCAGGAGAAGGAGCAGAATGAGCAGAAAGGAATCCTGGAAGTTCTGCGTGAAATGGATGAACTGCTTCAATTTGTTCAGAATCTTCTGAATCGTGTGAACCATCCCTCTGAAGAGAATCCCGAATCTCTGGGAGAGCTGGACTTCCTGATACAGCAGAGCGAAGAAGTCCTGATCCGAATCATGGAGAGGATTGACGAAATTCTTCATCCTCCCGTTTCTCATGAGCATGTAAGGTCAGATTCTATTCTGACACTGAAAATAACACTCTCTGATCTGCCTGGAACTGTGTGGCGGCGTATTCGGGTTTCCGGCCAGATGACTCTGGCTCAATTTCATGCGGTCCTGCAAAAATCCATGGGTTGGTGGGACCTGTACAACCACCGGTTTGAACAGGCCGGGCAATTCTGGGGGCATCCCGGCAGCGAAGACCAGCCCGTTCTGCCCGAGGAAGAATGCCTCTTGCTGAGCCTTCTGGAAGAAGAGGATGATTTGCTGCACTATTATTATGATCTCGCCGAGTCCTGGTATCACAAGATCATTGTGGAAAAAGTGGAATCTCCTGAGAAGGAGCAAACCGGCTATGTGCTGGAATGCCTGGCAGGAGAGGGAGCCTGTCCACCCGAAGACTGTGGTGGACCCGAGGGGTTCAGGATGCTCCTGGCATCATTGAATCCTTCTGCTTCTCAGGATCTGAAGGAAGATTTCTCCTGGGTAGGAGACTTTGATCCTACCCAGTTTTCTGTCATGACTGTGAACAAAGAGCTGAAAGAGCT